A window from Photobacterium sp. DA100 encodes these proteins:
- the malT gene encoding HTH-type transcriptional regulator MalT — protein MWIPSKLTRPARLHNAILRPRLLESLEQAPFYRLVLFRSPAGYGKTTMAAQWLNEHPHTGWFNIDENDNDTFRFANYLLQTINKATNNACLKTQAMAERRQFACLSTLFSELFGELAEYHDQTYIVLDDYHLINNDDIHDGLRFFLKHMPDNLTLVVTSRTLPPLGTANLRIRDLLIEVDNDLLAFDEEETTRFFNKRIGENIEANVLKSLHHQVEGWPSALQLIALHAQQKPHNLVESAESMASFNRGHLWDYLAEEVFDLLDGETRQFLLQCSVLDMFNAQLVTDLTGRSDALAILESLNRFGLFLNTLEGDNNWYRFHNLFAEFLRHQRYSQIPQQRAELHALAAKAWLKQNSPQQALLHAQKCGDTKLVIDILCDFGWEMFHHGEMKLLQDALGKIDAEELYTQPRLNLLHMWLLQSQHLYNDVGDMIVETEAEFTKRNIDLDDALQGEFNALRAQVAINQGKPDDALILSEQALGQLPSTTYRSRIVATSVVGEVHHCLGNLSRALPMMQQTEKMARQYHVYHQALWALLQQAEILLAQGYVQNAYELLEQAFKLVKEQHLQQVPLHEFLLRLRAQILWCWNRLEEAEESALKSLEVLAPYDETKSLHAYSMLARIAITRGEIDKASRYLDLCNSLMSRSVYHIDWRANTDLANLLFWQMTSDMDSIQQWLLHAEQPEAACNHFQQLQWRNIGRACVNIGEFDRAEAIFTMLDESCNKHNLITDKNRNLVVQAVLSKRQGRRELALQQIKQALELTNSTGMVGIFLCDGSQICDLIQELVDTKALNELELHRARQLLREMTSKERNRSVHFDENFVEKLLNLPDVPELIRTSPLTQREWQVLGLIYTGYSNEQIASELDVASTTIKTHIRNLYQKLNIANRQQAIETAENLLKLMGF, from the coding sequence ATGTGGATACCATCTAAATTAACTCGTCCAGCACGCCTTCATAATGCGATACTACGTCCCCGTTTGCTGGAATCGCTAGAGCAGGCTCCGTTCTACCGTCTTGTGCTGTTTCGATCTCCTGCGGGCTATGGCAAAACCACCATGGCAGCCCAATGGTTGAATGAGCACCCGCATACCGGTTGGTTTAATATTGACGAAAACGACAACGATACCTTCCGCTTTGCAAATTATCTTCTCCAAACAATAAACAAAGCCACCAACAACGCATGCTTGAAAACCCAGGCTATGGCAGAGCGCCGCCAGTTTGCTTGCTTATCAACGCTATTTAGCGAACTTTTTGGCGAGTTAGCTGAATACCATGACCAAACATACATTGTTCTTGATGACTACCACCTGATCAACAATGACGATATACATGACGGCCTGCGCTTTTTCCTCAAGCACATGCCTGACAACCTGACGCTAGTTGTGACCAGCCGTACCCTGCCGCCGCTGGGTACAGCCAACCTGCGTATTCGAGATTTGCTCATCGAAGTAGATAACGATCTGCTGGCATTCGATGAAGAAGAAACCACACGCTTCTTCAATAAACGTATCGGTGAAAATATCGAAGCCAACGTGTTGAAGTCCCTGCACCATCAAGTCGAAGGTTGGCCATCCGCCTTACAGCTAATTGCCCTTCACGCCCAGCAAAAACCCCATAACCTGGTAGAGTCTGCCGAGTCGATGGCAAGCTTCAATCGCGGCCATCTGTGGGATTACCTCGCTGAAGAAGTTTTTGACCTACTTGACGGTGAAACCCGGCAGTTCCTGTTGCAGTGCTCTGTGCTTGATATGTTCAATGCACAATTGGTGACCGACCTCACAGGGCGTAGTGACGCACTGGCCATTCTCGAATCGCTCAACCGCTTCGGCCTGTTCCTCAATACTCTTGAGGGGGACAACAACTGGTATCGCTTCCACAACCTGTTTGCCGAATTCCTCCGCCACCAGCGCTACTCCCAAATTCCGCAACAGCGGGCGGAGTTGCATGCACTGGCGGCCAAGGCTTGGTTGAAACAAAACTCACCGCAGCAGGCGTTACTTCATGCGCAGAAGTGTGGAGATACCAAACTGGTTATCGACATCCTGTGCGATTTTGGCTGGGAAATGTTCCACCATGGTGAAATGAAGCTACTGCAGGATGCCTTGGGCAAAATCGACGCCGAAGAGCTTTACACCCAGCCGCGCCTCAACCTTCTCCACATGTGGCTACTGCAAAGCCAGCATTTATACAACGATGTTGGCGACATGATTGTGGAGACAGAAGCCGAATTTACCAAACGCAACATCGATCTCGATGATGCCCTGCAGGGTGAGTTCAATGCCCTTCGAGCACAAGTGGCCATCAACCAAGGTAAACCGGACGATGCACTGATATTATCCGAGCAAGCACTAGGCCAACTGCCATCGACAACGTACCGTAGCCGTATTGTCGCAACGTCCGTTGTGGGTGAAGTCCATCACTGCCTGGGCAACCTAAGCCGTGCACTGCCCATGATGCAGCAGACTGAGAAAATGGCCCGCCAGTACCATGTCTATCACCAAGCTTTGTGGGCGCTACTGCAGCAGGCTGAAATTTTATTGGCCCAAGGCTATGTACAAAATGCCTATGAATTGCTTGAACAAGCTTTCAAGTTAGTTAAAGAGCAACACCTGCAGCAAGTACCACTTCACGAGTTCCTGCTTCGTCTTCGAGCGCAAATCCTCTGGTGCTGGAATCGCCTTGAGGAAGCCGAAGAATCAGCCCTGAAAAGCTTAGAAGTGCTTGCCCCCTATGACGAGACCAAGTCACTTCATGCCTACTCGATGCTGGCGCGAATCGCCATCACCCGTGGCGAGATAGACAAAGCAAGCCGCTATCTTGACCTGTGTAACAGCTTGATGAGCCGCTCGGTCTACCACATTGACTGGCGCGCCAATACTGATCTGGCCAATTTGTTGTTCTGGCAAATGACCAGTGATATGGATAGCATCCAGCAATGGCTGCTGCATGCAGAGCAACCGGAAGCAGCCTGTAACCACTTCCAGCAGTTACAGTGGCGCAACATTGGCCGTGCGTGTGTCAATATCGGTGAATTCGACCGTGCCGAAGCGATTTTCACTATGCTGGATGAGAGCTGTAATAAACACAACCTGATCACTGATAAGAACCGCAACCTTGTGGTTCAAGCCGTACTGAGCAAACGCCAGGGGCGCAGAGAGTTAGCCCTGCAGCAAATCAAGCAAGCGCTCGAGCTGACGAACAGTACCGGCATGGTGGGTATCTTCCTGTGTGACGGTAGCCAGATCTGCGATCTGATCCAGGAGTTAGTTGACACTAAAGCACTCAACGAACTAGAGCTTCACCGTGCGCGCCAACTGCTCAGGGAAATGACAAGCAAGGAGCGTAACCGCTCAGTTCACTTTGATGAAAACTTCGTCGAAAAACTGCTCAACTTGCCAGATGTACCCGAACTCATCCGTACCAGCCCACTGACCCAACGGGAGTGGCAGGTACTTGGGCTGATCTATACCGGTTACAGCAATGAGCAGATTGCCTCGGAGCTGGATGTGGCATCGACGACAATCAAGACCCACATTCGTAACCTGTACCAAAAACTTAATATCGCAAATAGACAGCAGGCTATTGAAACGGCGGAAAATTTACTAAAATTAATGGGCTTCTAG
- a CDS encoding DUF4336 domain-containing protein, which translates to MKEWSKDRLWYQDMPFKLNGIPVGARMTVIRLDNGKLLIHSPIQLTTALQLELSQLGAIQAIVTPNMNHHLFLSEWWLAYPEAYFFAPPGLQNKRTDLVFDDALGAKSPEIWQHQLYQTLLRGSDRMEEVIFCDPESKTLIVGDTLAWFRSSTNVFTIALALANSCYQHPAMPLYWRWTFKNKTRLRQSLQEILTWPFDRIILSHGHNIESGGKAIFHSAFKWAL; encoded by the coding sequence ATGAAAGAATGGAGTAAGGATCGACTCTGGTATCAGGATATGCCATTCAAGTTGAATGGCATACCTGTTGGTGCAAGGATGACAGTAATCCGGCTTGATAACGGCAAACTGCTCATTCACTCACCAATCCAACTGACAACCGCGCTCCAGTTGGAACTTAGCCAGCTTGGTGCCATCCAAGCTATTGTCACCCCCAATATGAACCACCACTTATTTCTTTCTGAGTGGTGGCTGGCCTATCCCGAGGCGTATTTTTTTGCCCCGCCGGGCCTCCAAAACAAACGCACCGACCTTGTATTTGATGATGCCCTTGGTGCTAAAAGCCCTGAAATCTGGCAGCACCAGCTCTATCAAACTTTACTGAGAGGCAGCGACCGGATGGAAGAAGTGATCTTTTGTGATCCTGAATCCAAAACCTTGATCGTCGGTGATACCCTTGCTTGGTTCCGCTCTTCCACCAATGTATTTACGATTGCGCTGGCTCTCGCTAATAGCTGTTATCAGCACCCTGCCATGCCACTTTATTGGCGCTGGACGTTCAAGAACAAAACCAGGTTACGGCAATCGCTGCAGGAAATCCTTACCTGGCCTTTTGACCGGATTATTCTATCCCATGGCCATAACATTGAGTCTGGCGGAAAGGCAATCTTCCACAGCGCTTTCAAATGGGCCCTTTAG